A window from Herbaspirillum sp. meg3 encodes these proteins:
- a CDS encoding A24 family peptidase, with amino-acid sequence MLETLLEPLLQLHPSADLHRGGSLLAALIAAGIGLLIGSFLNVVIHRLPKMMQREADNYLAHETGQAQPHTDRYNLLTPRSACPHCAAPIAAGYNIPVAGYLLLRGRCARCAATISLRYSLVEVFSALVSAWLGWHFGLGAAGLAALLFAYFLIALSVIDAQTQFLPDSLTLPLLWLGLLINLNGIFSPLSDAVLGAAAGYLSLWAIYWVFRLITGKEGMGYGDFKLMAALGAWLGWQALPFILLLASCLGAVIGIAMVLMKRKAADQTLPFGPYLAIAGMLMLLYGKSFLYFGLY; translated from the coding sequence ATGCTGGAAACGCTGCTGGAACCACTGCTGCAATTGCACCCATCCGCCGACCTCCATCGGGGCGGCAGTTTGCTTGCGGCGTTGATCGCCGCCGGTATCGGACTGTTGATCGGCAGTTTTCTGAACGTGGTCATCCATCGCTTGCCCAAGATGATGCAGCGCGAGGCAGACAACTATCTCGCCCACGAAACCGGACAAGCTCAGCCTCATACCGATCGCTACAATCTGCTGACACCGCGTTCGGCATGCCCGCATTGCGCGGCGCCGATTGCCGCCGGATACAACATTCCCGTCGCCGGCTATCTGCTGTTGCGTGGCCGCTGCGCGCGATGCGCAGCGACAATCTCCTTGCGTTATTCATTGGTGGAAGTTTTCAGTGCGCTCGTGTCGGCATGGCTGGGTTGGCACTTCGGTCTTGGTGCGGCAGGCCTGGCGGCGCTCCTGTTTGCCTATTTTCTGATTGCCCTCAGCGTTATTGATGCGCAGACCCAATTCTTGCCCGACAGCCTGACGCTGCCATTGCTATGGCTGGGTCTCCTGATCAACCTGAACGGAATCTTCTCCCCCCTCAGCGATGCCGTATTGGGTGCCGCTGCGGGCTACCTCTCGCTCTGGGCGATCTACTGGGTTTTTCGCCTGATCACGGGTAAAGAAGGAATGGGTTATGGCGACTTCAAGCTGATGGCCGCGCTGGGCGCATGGCTGGGCTGGCAGGCGTTGCCGTTTATTCTGCTGCTGGCCTCTTGCCTGGGCGCCGTCATCGGTATCGCCATGGTCTTGATGAAACGAAAAGCCGCTGACCAGACATTGCCGTTCGGACCGTATCTGGCAATAGCGGGTATGCTGATGCTGCTGTACGGCAAATCATTTTTGTATTTCGGCTTGTATTGA
- the coaE gene encoding dephospho-CoA kinase (Dephospho-CoA kinase (CoaE) performs the final step in coenzyme A biosynthesis.), translating to MTSSPTHQAPFSIGLTGGIGSGKTTVANLFGELGAAIIDTDAIAHQLTVPGGAAIAAIRTGFGDDFITAEGAMDRGKMRAHVFADVDARKRLESILHPLIRSETARAATEARGDYLIFVVPLLVESQQWRNRTSRILVVDCSEEVQISRVMQRNAMSRAQVEAIMAAQATRADRLAAADDIIENNLDTAALMPQIAALHARYLSLAKTNSGDHL from the coding sequence ATGACTTCTTCCCCGACACACCAGGCGCCCTTTTCCATCGGTCTGACCGGCGGGATCGGCAGCGGCAAAACCACCGTCGCCAATCTGTTTGGCGAACTGGGGGCGGCCATTATCGACACCGATGCGATCGCCCATCAACTGACGGTGCCCGGTGGTGCTGCGATTGCGGCGATTCGCACGGGATTCGGTGATGATTTCATCACCGCTGAAGGGGCGATGGATCGCGGCAAGATGCGCGCACACGTCTTCGCCGATGTCGACGCCAGAAAACGGCTGGAATCCATCCTGCATCCGCTGATCCGCAGCGAAACCGCGCGCGCCGCAACTGAAGCGCGTGGCGATTATCTGATCTTCGTTGTGCCGCTGCTGGTGGAATCGCAACAATGGCGCAATCGTACCTCGCGCATCCTCGTCGTCGACTGCAGCGAAGAGGTGCAAATCAGTCGCGTCATGCAGCGCAACGCCATGTCCCGCGCGCAAGTCGAGGCTATCATGGCGGCACAGGCGACACGTGCAGATCGCCTCGCTGCGGCAGACGACATCATCGAAAACAATCTCGACACGGCTGCATTGATGCCGCAAATTGCAGCGTTGCATGCTCGCTATCTATCGCTCGCGAAAACAAATAGCGGTGATCATTTGTAA